The Clostridium sporogenes genome contains a region encoding:
- the rimO gene encoding 30S ribosomal protein S12 methylthiotransferase RimO, whose amino-acid sequence MEKIKVALVSLGCDKNRIDSELMLYKLNEEAELVKDPKEAQVIIVNTCGFIETAKEESINTILQMASYKKTHNCKVLVVTGCLTQRYKGELKELIPEMDIMLGVNDYDKLLESIKIFLKSGEKSFYYKYSDIKINEGNRILTTPTYTAYVRIAEGCNNFCTYCAIPRIRGKYRSRSKENILKEVENLARQGVKEIILIAQDTTMYGIDIYDKKVLHELLRDISKVEGVKWIRLLYCYPEEITKELIEEIKNNDKVCKYLDLPIQQISNSVLKRMGRKTTKETIIDIIKKLRKEIKGITLRTSLIVGFPGETEEEFNELKEFVSDIKLDKLGVFKYSKEEGTPAALMDDQIDEEVKEKREEEIMILQQKISKDINEEKIGKIYEVIVEGTKENMYSGRNYEMSPEIDGEIYFEKNENVKIGDIIKVKVTHSLEYDLIGVVYNELSK is encoded by the coding sequence GTGGAAAAAATTAAAGTAGCATTAGTTAGCTTAGGTTGTGATAAAAATAGAATTGATTCAGAACTTATGCTATACAAATTAAATGAAGAAGCAGAACTAGTAAAAGATCCTAAAGAAGCACAGGTAATTATAGTAAATACCTGTGGATTTATTGAAACCGCTAAGGAGGAATCTATAAATACCATTTTACAAATGGCTTCCTATAAAAAAACGCATAATTGCAAAGTATTAGTAGTTACAGGATGTTTAACTCAAAGATATAAAGGGGAACTTAAAGAGCTTATTCCAGAAATGGATATTATGTTAGGGGTAAACGACTATGATAAGTTACTTGAAAGTATAAAAATTTTCTTAAAATCAGGAGAAAAAAGTTTTTATTATAAATATAGTGATATAAAAATAAATGAGGGAAATAGGATATTAACTACTCCAACATACACAGCCTATGTGAGAATAGCAGAAGGATGTAATAATTTTTGTACTTACTGTGCCATACCGCGTATAAGAGGAAAGTATAGAAGTAGAAGCAAAGAAAATATATTAAAGGAAGTAGAAAATTTAGCTAGACAAGGAGTTAAAGAAATAATATTAATAGCTCAAGACACAACTATGTATGGAATAGATATATATGACAAAAAAGTTTTACATGAGCTTTTAAGGGATATTTCTAAAGTTGAAGGTGTAAAATGGATAAGGTTATTATATTGTTATCCAGAGGAAATAACTAAGGAGCTTATAGAAGAGATTAAAAATAATGATAAGGTATGTAAATATTTGGATCTACCTATACAGCAGATAAGTAATTCTGTTCTAAAAAGAATGGGAAGGAAAACTACAAAGGAAACTATTATAGACATAATAAAAAAATTAAGAAAAGAAATAAAAGGTATTACCTTGAGAACTTCACTAATAGTAGGATTCCCTGGGGAAACAGAAGAAGAATTTAATGAACTTAAAGAATTTGTTTCAGATATAAAATTAGATAAACTAGGTGTATTTAAATATTCAAAGGAAGAAGGAACGCCAGCTGCTCTTATGGATGACCAAATAGATGAAGAAGTAAAAGAAAAAAGAGAAGAAGAAATAATGATACTTCAGCAAAAGATATCTAAAGACATAAATGAAGAAAAAATAGGTAAGATATATGAAGTTATAGTAGAAGGCACCAAAGAAAATATGTATAGTGGAAGAAATTATGAGATGTCACCAGAAATAGATGGAGAAATTTACTTTGAAAAGAATGAAAACGTAAAAATTGGTGATATAATAAAGGTGAAAGTAACTCATAGTTTAGAATATGATTTAATAGGAGTTGTTTATAATGAACTTAGCAAATAA
- a CDS encoding FtsK/SpoIIIE family DNA translocase: MAKKRTKSSKTEKKNNDITGIILISIGIFVLFSVFSPSASGIVGSFIKKVLIAVLGLGSLVFPILIIFTGCCFIGKKNKINLNSKFYGIVLFSINTLLFLQMILLKNYGTEDIMIGISKFYREDTMIHGGIISYLIDVPLYKLFGTIGCYILFICVYIISFILIFQVSLGTILETLQVKRSIKNKKVKEKPIEDKEHIDGIEKELASDLEKDEGLTRNIKDKIKILDFMKNSEIKEEPLNIVDNSFNKNIGKAKEDMGEEAIKEELSKNINERGNNTKIEYNYPTLELLKQNVQSKLNKEDKKELINNANKLEETLSSFGVEAKVMQVSRGPSVTRFELQPNAGVKVSKIVNLADDIALNLAASGVRIEAPIPGKSAVGIEVPNKSLTPVYLREVIEGDDFQKFDDGLAFALGKDISGSCVVSDLSKMPHLLIAGATGSGKSVCINTLIISILYKYSPENVKLLMVDPKVVELSIYNGIPHLLIPVVTDPKKAAGALHWAVNEMTKRYSLFAENSVRNIEGYNNLYEQGKIENKLPYVVIIIDELADLMMVCPNDIEDYISRLAQMARAAGMHLVIATQRPSVDVITGIIKANIPSRISFAVSSSIDSRTILDMSGAEKLLGKGDMLFYPTGSPKPTRIQGAFISESEVEKVVACIKDEQGEAEYREEIIDQIDTAVNVESGDEDELLEEAIRICIQLGEVSTSLIQRKLRIGYNRAARIIEQLEAKGIISGRDGNKPRQVIIDQNNETYGKYFHGNM; this comes from the coding sequence ATGGCAAAGAAAAGAACTAAATCTAGTAAAACAGAAAAAAAGAATAATGATATAACGGGCATAATTTTAATAAGTATAGGAATTTTTGTGCTTTTTAGTGTGTTTTCCCCTTCTGCCTCTGGAATAGTTGGGAGTTTTATAAAAAAAGTACTTATAGCTGTATTAGGTTTAGGATCTTTAGTATTTCCAATACTAATAATATTCACAGGATGTTGCTTTATAGGAAAGAAGAATAAAATAAATTTAAACTCTAAATTTTATGGGATAGTTCTTTTTTCTATAAATACACTTTTATTTTTACAAATGATATTGCTTAAAAATTATGGTACAGAAGATATAATGATTGGCATATCAAAATTCTATAGAGAAGATACAATGATTCATGGTGGTATAATTTCTTATTTAATAGATGTTCCTTTATATAAACTATTTGGAACTATAGGATGTTACATATTATTTATATGTGTTTATATAATAAGTTTTATATTAATATTTCAAGTATCTTTAGGTACTATACTAGAGACTTTACAGGTAAAAAGAAGTATAAAAAATAAAAAAGTTAAAGAAAAACCTATAGAAGATAAAGAACACATAGATGGTATAGAAAAAGAATTAGCATCAGACTTAGAAAAAGATGAAGGCTTAACTAGGAATATTAAAGATAAAATTAAAATATTAGATTTTATGAAAAACTCAGAGATAAAGGAAGAACCATTAAATATTGTGGATAATTCTTTCAATAAAAATATAGGAAAAGCTAAAGAAGACATGGGGGAAGAGGCTATAAAAGAAGAACTTAGCAAAAATATAAATGAAAGAGGAAACAATACAAAAATAGAATATAACTATCCAACTTTAGAACTTTTAAAACAAAATGTTCAATCAAAACTAAATAAAGAAGATAAAAAAGAACTTATAAATAACGCTAATAAGTTAGAAGAAACTTTAAGCAGTTTTGGTGTGGAAGCTAAAGTTATGCAAGTAAGTAGAGGACCTTCAGTTACAAGGTTTGAACTTCAACCTAATGCAGGAGTTAAAGTAAGTAAAATAGTAAATTTAGCAGATGATATAGCCCTAAATTTAGCAGCTTCGGGAGTTAGAATAGAGGCTCCTATACCTGGAAAATCTGCAGTAGGTATAGAAGTGCCAAACAAATCCTTAACGCCAGTATATCTAAGAGAGGTTATAGAAGGGGATGATTTTCAGAAATTTGATGATGGATTAGCCTTTGCTTTAGGAAAGGATATAAGTGGTAGTTGTGTAGTATCAGATTTATCAAAAATGCCTCACCTATTAATAGCAGGAGCTACAGGCTCAGGGAAAAGTGTATGCATAAATACATTAATAATAAGCATTTTATATAAATATTCTCCAGAAAATGTAAAACTTCTTATGGTAGATCCAAAGGTAGTAGAACTTAGCATATATAATGGTATACCTCATTTATTGATTCCAGTAGTCACAGATCCTAAAAAAGCAGCAGGAGCTCTTCATTGGGCAGTAAATGAAATGACAAAGAGATATTCTTTATTTGCAGAAAATAGTGTAAGAAATATAGAAGGATATAATAATTTATATGAACAGGGCAAAATAGAAAATAAATTACCTTATGTGGTAATAATAATAGATGAGCTTGCAGATTTAATGATGGTGTGTCCAAATGATATAGAAGACTACATAAGTAGATTAGCTCAGATGGCGAGAGCAGCAGGAATGCATTTAGTTATAGCAACACAAAGGCCTTCTGTAGATGTTATAACAGGAATAATAAAGGCTAATATACCTTCTAGAATATCCTTTGCAGTATCTAGTTCTATAGATTCTAGAACTATACTAGATATGTCTGGAGCAGAGAAACTTTTAGGAAAAGGAGATATGTTATTTTATCCAACAGGATCTCCGAAACCTACTAGAATACAAGGAGCTTTTATATCTGAAAGTGAAGTGGAAAAGGTAGTTGCATGTATAAAAGATGAGCAAGGGGAAGCAGAGTATAGAGAGGAAATAATAGATCAAATAGATACAGCAGTAAATGTAGAATCAGGAGATGAAGATGAACTTTTAGAAGAAGCTATAAGAATATGCATACAATTAGGAGAAGTGTCCACATCACTAATTCAAAGAAAACTTAGAATAGGATATAATAGGGCTGCAAGAATAATAGAGCAGTTAGAAGCTAAGGGAATAATTTCCGGAAGAGATGGTAATAAGCCAAGGCAGGTGATAATTGATCAAAATAACGAAACCTACGGAAAATATTTCCACGGAAATATGTGA
- a CDS encoding ClpP family protease, which translates to MADEKEKHEKERNEKIDTLKEFGTTNLPPRQADRIQVLPIIGQIEGHMVLSPQTKATRYEHLIPQLIALETSKEVEGVFIILNTVGGDVEAGLAIAEMIQSLSKPTVSLVIGGGHSIGVPLATSADYSFISPTATMIVHPIRMNGLIIGVPQTFEYFNKMQERIIEFIVRTSKISKEKLKEFMLQSDELLNDMGTILIGKQAVESGIINEVGGVKEALDKLNNLIDEKQKP; encoded by the coding sequence ATGGCAGATGAAAAAGAAAAACATGAAAAAGAAAGAAACGAAAAGATAGATACTTTAAAAGAATTTGGAACTACAAATTTACCACCAAGACAGGCAGATAGAATTCAAGTTCTACCTATAATAGGTCAAATAGAAGGACATATGGTGTTGTCTCCTCAAACTAAGGCTACAAGATACGAACATTTAATCCCTCAACTAATAGCGTTAGAAACCTCAAAAGAGGTAGAAGGAGTTTTTATAATATTAAATACTGTGGGAGGAGATGTGGAAGCAGGCCTAGCCATTGCGGAAATGATACAAAGTTTAAGTAAACCTACAGTGTCATTAGTAATAGGAGGAGGACATTCTATAGGAGTACCATTAGCTACATCAGCAGATTATTCTTTTATATCTCCTACAGCCACAATGATAGTTCATCCTATAAGAATGAATGGGCTAATAATAGGGGTTCCTCAAACCTTTGAATATTTTAATAAAATGCAAGAGAGAATAATAGAATTTATAGTTAGAACGTCTAAAATAAGCAAGGAAAAATTAAAAGAATTTATGCTGCAAAGTGATGAATTGTTAAATGATATGGGAACTATACTTATAGGAAAACAAGCGGTAGAATCCGGTATTATAAATGAAGTAGGTGGAGTAAAAGAAGCTTTAGATAAATTAAATAATTTAATAGATGAAAAACAAAAACCATAG
- the dapG gene encoding aspartate kinase — translation MKILIQKFGGTSVSTAERRALVVDKIVKAKKAGYYPVVVVSAMGRKGQPYATDTLRSLVGEDFLGKNTLAADLLMGCGELISTVVMSSELFNNGIDAVPLMGGQAGIITDNNFNNASVLRVEKDRIIDLLKKDKIPVVAGFQGKSEEGYITTLGRGGSDVTAALLGAALKAESVEIYTDVDGIMTADPRIVENASLIKEISYNEVFQFAEQGAKVIHPRAVEIAMTSNTKLVIKNTMTDCKGTTINNIGIKNSNNVITGITHMSNRTQIIVNAEENKGNKNYTNLLNSLAENFISIDLINVFPKEKIFTIDEKDFNEFSSIMKDLKIEFSYLKDCSKIAIIGSRMRGIPGVMAKILKALVEENIEVLQTADSHTTIWCLVSKEDTEKAIKSLHCEFKLDCI, via the coding sequence ATGAAAATTTTAATTCAAAAGTTTGGAGGAACATCTGTATCTACAGCTGAAAGAAGAGCTTTAGTAGTAGATAAAATAGTTAAGGCAAAAAAAGCAGGCTATTATCCAGTGGTGGTAGTATCTGCTATGGGTAGAAAAGGACAGCCTTATGCTACAGATACATTAAGATCTTTAGTTGGAGAAGATTTTTTAGGTAAAAATACTTTAGCCGCTGATCTTTTAATGGGCTGTGGTGAACTAATAAGCACAGTAGTTATGAGTTCAGAACTTTTTAATAATGGAATAGATGCAGTACCTTTAATGGGAGGACAGGCAGGTATTATAACAGATAATAATTTTAATAATGCTTCTGTACTTAGAGTAGAAAAGGATAGAATAATAGATTTACTGAAAAAAGATAAGATTCCTGTAGTAGCAGGTTTTCAAGGGAAAAGTGAAGAGGGTTATATAACTACCTTAGGAAGAGGTGGTAGTGATGTTACTGCCGCACTTTTAGGAGCTGCATTAAAGGCTGAAAGTGTAGAAATATATACAGATGTAGATGGTATAATGACTGCAGATCCTAGAATTGTAGAGAACGCCTCCTTAATAAAAGAAATAAGTTATAATGAGGTGTTTCAGTTTGCAGAGCAAGGAGCTAAGGTAATACACCCAAGAGCAGTAGAAATTGCCATGACGTCAAATACAAAACTTGTAATAAAAAACACTATGACAGATTGCAAAGGTACTACTATAAATAATATAGGAATTAAAAATTCAAATAATGTTATAACAGGTATTACCCATATGAGTAATAGGACACAAATTATAGTAAATGCAGAAGAAAATAAAGGGAATAAAAACTATACTAACCTATTAAATTCATTGGCAGAAAATTTTATTAGCATTGATCTTATAAATGTCTTTCCGAAAGAAAAAATATTTACTATAGATGAAAAAGATTTTAATGAGTTTAGTTCTATAATGAAAGATTTAAAAATAGAATTTTCCTACTTAAAAGATTGCAGTAAAATAGCTATAATAGGTAGTAGAATGAGAGGTATACCTGGGGTTATGGCTAAAATACTAAAGGCACTTGTAGAAGAAAATATAGAAGTGCTTCAGACTGCAGACTCTCATACAACTATATGGTGTCTAGTTTCCAAAGAAGATACAGAAAAAGCTATAAAATCATTACACTGTGAATTTAAGTTAGATTGTATATAG
- a CDS encoding YlmC/YmxH family sporulation protein: protein MEQNIKRYSDMERYELINVNDGDKYGFLGNNDVVVDGDGYLKFLILSESGGKLGLFSKPSLLEVSWDYVRKIGARTIIIDAEKSELKKIR, encoded by the coding sequence ATGGAACAAAATATAAAACGCTATAGCGATATGGAAAGATATGAGCTCATAAATGTAAATGATGGAGATAAATATGGGTTTTTAGGAAACAATGATGTTGTAGTAGATGGAGATGGATATTTAAAATTTTTAATATTAAGTGAATCAGGTGGAAAACTTGGATTGTTTTCTAAACCAAGTTTATTAGAAGTATCTTGGGATTATGTAAGAAAAATAGGAGCAAGAACTATAATAATTGATGCTGAAAAGAGTGAGTTAAAAAAAATCCGCTAG
- a CDS encoding M16 family metallopeptidase — MYNLFTLDNGLRVVLENIDYVKSVSVGLWIENGSRNEDLKNNGISHFIEHMMFKGTENRSALQIAECIEDVGGQINAFTGKEATCYYIKILNSHMELALEVLSDMLFNSKFKEEDIEKEKGVVIEEISMTEDSPEDVLSDLHCKAIWGEDSISYPILGTLETVKSFKRSDILEYINKYYIPENSVISICGNFDINKLEKLINKYFGNWSSGKNKNITCYSKPKIENNHLFKNKNIEQLHISLGFEGLELGNDDMYPLVLLSNVLGGGASSMLFQKIREEKGLCYSIYSYMSSFNKTGAVSIYTGLNPTYTEDTITLIKKVVNDFSKEGINKEKLIKSKEQLKGSYILGLESTSTRMFNNGKSVLFLNRINDPEIIMKKIDKITEDKLQEVMARTFGAGIKNSAFVGEKLNLENVKNILDTNKKAFKETKSKLI, encoded by the coding sequence GTGTATAATTTATTTACATTAGATAATGGACTAAGGGTGGTTCTAGAGAATATAGATTATGTTAAATCTGTAAGTGTAGGACTTTGGATAGAAAATGGTTCAAGAAATGAGGATTTAAAAAATAATGGTATTTCTCATTTTATAGAACATATGATGTTTAAAGGTACGGAAAATAGAAGTGCATTACAAATAGCAGAATGTATAGAAGATGTAGGTGGACAAATAAATGCATTTACAGGTAAAGAAGCCACCTGTTATTATATAAAGATACTAAATTCCCATATGGAATTAGCTTTAGAAGTTTTATCTGATATGTTATTTAATAGTAAATTTAAAGAAGAAGACATAGAAAAAGAAAAGGGCGTAGTAATTGAAGAGATAAGTATGACTGAAGATTCTCCAGAGGACGTATTATCTGATTTACATTGTAAGGCTATATGGGGAGAAGACTCTATTTCCTACCCTATTTTAGGAACTTTAGAAACTGTAAAATCCTTTAAAAGAAGCGATATATTAGAGTACATAAATAAATATTATATCCCAGAGAATTCTGTTATATCTATATGTGGTAATTTTGATATAAATAAATTAGAAAAATTAATAAATAAGTATTTTGGTAACTGGAGTAGCGGTAAAAATAAAAATATAACATGCTATTCCAAACCTAAAATAGAAAATAATCACTTATTTAAAAATAAAAATATAGAACAGCTTCATATAAGTTTAGGTTTTGAAGGATTAGAATTAGGTAATGATGATATGTATCCTCTTGTATTACTTAGTAATGTATTAGGTGGAGGAGCCTCATCTATGCTATTTCAAAAGATAAGAGAAGAAAAAGGACTATGTTATAGTATATATTCTTATATGTCTTCCTTTAACAAAACAGGAGCGGTAAGCATTTATACAGGATTAAATCCAACTTATACAGAGGATACCATAACTTTAATAAAAAAGGTAGTAAATGATTTTTCAAAGGAAGGCATAAATAAAGAAAAATTAATAAAATCAAAAGAACAATTAAAGGGAAGTTACATATTAGGATTAGAGAGTACTAGCACCAGAATGTTTAATAATGGTAAATCTGTACTATTTCTAAATAGAATAAATGACCCAGAAATAATAATGAAAAAGATAGATAAAATAACTGAGGATAAATTACAGGAAGTAATGGCTAGAACCTTTGGGGCTGGTATAAAAAATTCGGCCTTTGTAGGAGAAAAATTAAATTTAGAAAATGTAAAAAATATTTTAGACACAAACAAAAAGGCTTTCAAAGAAACTAAGTCAAAATTAATATAA
- a CDS encoding polyribonucleotide nucleotidyltransferase codes for MIHTLETTVAGRKMKVDFGKTGMLSNAAIFMSYGDTVVMINANASKEPREGIDFFPLSVDYEERLYSVGKIPGGFIKREGKPSDKSILHARSIDRPLRPLFPKGYRNDVQIVNTVLSVEQDNLPEILAINGSSLALCLSSIPFTTPVAAVSVGLVDGEFIINPTVAQRENTILDLTVCATKERVMMVEAGGQEIDEETMYNAIMFGFEECKNIVAFQEEAVAKFGKAKDEPSLYKADEEVEKEVKSFAFDMIKEAMYIMDKDERNAALDKVKEKISEEFSEKYEDKGADIKEVIYKTQKEIVRNMLLNEDRRPDGRAFNEVRPISCEVGILPRTHGTGLFTRGLTQVMTVATLGALGDVQILDGIAEEESKRYMHHYNFPSYSVGEVRPLRGPGRREIGHGALAERALEPLIPSEAEFPYTIRLVSEVLSSNGSTSQASVCGSTLALLDAGVPIKRPAAGIAMGLITSEDLEKEKVITDIQGIEDFFGDMDFKVAGTEKGITSIQFDTKIAGLSNNCVKDALEGAKKARLHILEKIKECIPEPRKELSKYAPRTEIICIDPEKIRDVIGAGGKVINKIIADTNVKIEIKEDGKIFVTSNNEPEGVKKAISIIEGLTKEVVQGEIYLGKVTKTTNFGAFVEILPGKEGLVHISKLDFARVEKVEDVVSVGDEILVKVTDIDNQGRINLSRKDAIAKKEEEKDK; via the coding sequence ATGATTCATACATTAGAAACTACTGTAGCAGGAAGAAAAATGAAAGTAGACTTTGGTAAGACAGGAATGCTTTCAAATGCTGCTATATTCATGAGTTATGGAGATACAGTAGTTATGATAAATGCCAACGCTTCTAAAGAGCCAAGAGAGGGAATAGATTTTTTCCCATTAAGCGTTGATTATGAAGAAAGACTATATTCAGTAGGAAAAATTCCAGGAGGATTCATCAAAAGGGAAGGAAAACCTTCTGACAAATCTATATTACATGCCAGATCTATAGATAGACCATTAAGACCTTTATTCCCAAAGGGATATAGAAATGATGTTCAAATAGTTAATACAGTTTTATCTGTAGAACAGGATAATTTACCAGAAATATTAGCTATAAATGGCTCCTCTTTAGCTTTGTGCCTATCTAGTATACCATTTACAACACCAGTAGCTGCAGTTTCTGTAGGCTTAGTAGATGGAGAATTTATAATAAATCCAACTGTAGCCCAAAGAGAAAACACTATACTAGACTTAACTGTATGTGCTACAAAAGAAAGAGTTATGATGGTAGAAGCAGGTGGACAGGAAATAGATGAGGAAACTATGTATAATGCTATCATGTTTGGTTTTGAAGAATGTAAAAATATAGTTGCATTCCAAGAAGAGGCTGTGGCTAAGTTTGGAAAAGCTAAAGATGAACCGTCATTATATAAAGCTGACGAAGAAGTAGAGAAAGAAGTTAAAAGCTTTGCTTTTGATATGATAAAAGAAGCTATGTATATAATGGATAAAGATGAAAGAAATGCTGCCCTAGACAAAGTTAAAGAAAAAATATCAGAAGAATTTTCAGAAAAATATGAAGACAAAGGCGCAGATATAAAAGAAGTTATATATAAAACTCAAAAAGAAATAGTTAGAAATATGCTTTTAAATGAAGATAGAAGACCAGATGGAAGAGCTTTTAATGAAGTAAGACCTATAAGCTGTGAAGTAGGAATACTTCCTAGAACTCATGGTACAGGTTTATTTACGAGAGGATTAACTCAAGTAATGACTGTAGCTACTTTAGGAGCTTTAGGAGATGTTCAAATATTAGATGGTATAGCAGAGGAAGAGTCAAAACGCTATATGCATCATTACAATTTTCCATCCTATAGTGTAGGAGAAGTTAGACCTTTAAGAGGACCTGGAAGACGTGAAATAGGTCATGGAGCTTTAGCGGAAAGAGCTTTGGAACCATTGATTCCATCTGAAGCAGAGTTTCCATACACTATAAGATTAGTATCAGAAGTACTAAGCTCAAATGGTTCAACATCACAGGCCAGTGTGTGTGGAAGTACATTAGCTCTATTAGATGCAGGTGTACCTATAAAAAGACCAGCTGCAGGTATAGCTATGGGACTTATAACTAGTGAAGATTTAGAAAAGGAAAAAGTAATAACAGATATTCAAGGTATAGAAGATTTCTTTGGAGATATGGACTTTAAGGTAGCAGGAACAGAAAAAGGAATTACATCTATACAATTTGATACAAAGATAGCTGGGTTATCAAATAATTGTGTGAAGGATGCATTAGAAGGCGCTAAAAAGGCAAGACTACACATATTAGAAAAAATAAAAGAATGCATACCAGAACCAAGAAAAGAATTATCTAAATATGCACCAAGAACAGAAATAATATGTATAGATCCAGAAAAAATAAGAGATGTTATAGGTGCTGGTGGAAAGGTAATAAATAAAATAATAGCAGACACTAATGTAAAAATAGAAATAAAAGAGGATGGAAAAATATTTGTAACATCTAACAATGAACCTGAAGGGGTTAAGAAAGCTATAAGTATAATAGAAGGATTAACAAAGGAAGTAGTTCAAGGAGAAATTTATCTAGGTAAAGTAACTAAAACTACTAATTTTGGAGCCTTTGTAGAAATACTACCAGGAAAAGAAGGTTTGGTTCACATATCTAAGTTGGATTTTGCTAGAGTAGAAAAAGTAGAAGATGTAGTATCTGTAGGAGATGAAATACTAGTCAAGGTTACAGATATAGATAACCAAGGAAGAATAAATTTATCACGAAAAGATGCTATTGCAAAGAAAGAAGAAGAAAAAGATAAATAA
- the rpsO gene encoding 30S ribosomal protein S15, whose translation MDKAKKQELMAKHARHEGDTGSPEVQIALLTERINHLNSHLKEHKKDHHSRRGLLMMVGKRRGLLNYLMREDIERYRAIIKELGLRK comes from the coding sequence ATGGATAAAGCAAAAAAACAAGAACTAATGGCTAAACACGCAAGACATGAAGGAGATACAGGTTCTCCAGAAGTGCAAATAGCATTACTTACAGAAAGAATTAACCACTTAAACAGCCACCTAAAAGAACATAAAAAAGACCATCACTCAAGAAGAGGTCTTTTAATGATGGTTGGTAAAAGAAGAGGTCTTTTAAATTACCTAATGCGTGAAGATATTGAAAGATATCGTGCTATCATAAAAGAATTAGGTTTAAGAAAGTAA
- a CDS encoding bifunctional riboflavin kinase/FAD synthetase: MIIMEDNFSTKSKDKTYIALGSFDGLHKGHMKLIKETKKMAKDNNGKSMVLTFRDHPLNTINKDLAPKILLDNSSKAKILEEYGVDLVNFINFDKEYMELCPEDFIKKMLYYYNAGGFVVGFNYRFGYKNLGDIELLNKMSKKFNFNLKVVSPVKYLNEIISSSKIRHILIEDGNVDKARKMLGRNYFLKGNIVKGKQLGRKLGYPTVNLNYNTKYVLPRGGVYYTLIEYENKLYKGITNVGYNPTVQDKKLNIETHILDFHKDIYGENIVIYFSKRIRDEKKFSSLEELKHQLKKDKSFAKRQSM, translated from the coding sequence ATGATAATTATGGAGGATAACTTTTCTACTAAATCAAAAGATAAAACTTATATAGCTTTAGGAAGTTTTGATGGGCTTCATAAAGGTCATATGAAATTAATAAAAGAAACAAAAAAAATGGCTAAGGATAATAATGGTAAAAGTATGGTTTTAACCTTTAGAGACCATCCTTTAAATACTATAAATAAAGATTTAGCTCCTAAAATTCTATTAGATAATTCTAGTAAGGCAAAAATATTAGAAGAATATGGAGTAGATCTAGTTAATTTTATTAATTTTGATAAAGAATATATGGAACTTTGTCCAGAGGATTTTATAAAAAAAATGTTATATTACTATAATGCAGGTGGATTTGTAGTAGGATTTAATTATAGATTTGGATATAAAAATTTAGGAGATATAGAACTTCTAAATAAAATGAGCAAAAAATTTAATTTTAACCTTAAAGTAGTTTCCCCAGTTAAATATTTAAACGAAATCATAAGCAGTTCTAAAATAAGACATATATTAATAGAGGATGGCAATGTAGATAAAGCAAGAAAGATGCTAGGTAGAAACTATTTTTTAAAGGGCAATATAGTAAAAGGAAAACAGTTAGGTAGAAAACTTGGATACCCTACAGTAAACCTAAACTATAATACAAAATATGTTCTTCCAAGAGGGGGAGTATATTATACCTTAATAGAATATGAAAATAAACTTTATAAGGGTATTACTAATGTAGGTTATAATCCTACAGTACAGGATAAAAAGTTAAATATAGAAACTCATATATTAGATTTCCATAAGGATATATATGGAGAAAATATAGTTATATATTTTTCCAAGAGAATTAGAGATGAGAAAAAATTCTCTTCTTTAGAAGAGTTAAAACATCAATTAAAAAAGGATAAAAGTTTTGCTAAAAGACAAAGTATGTAA